Proteins from one Gorilla gorilla gorilla isolate KB3781 chromosome 11, NHGRI_mGorGor1-v2.1_pri, whole genome shotgun sequence genomic window:
- the LOC129531938 gene encoding uncharacterized protein, with product MSEASSWQRGLRSPQTSCQASLSHSGSSRPRLRLRPTPVNTGGADARTPRARLSLSVPQLVGAPHTHPPPLPSVAVYPPPLEADAPLAAHQVALLQPSPRVSPHGALPAGLPRRNRRRPKPSSPRRSGLRDLWDAGASWRLARQPPPEPGPRPPLSCQALLGLGGMRLLSRTNESVQAWLRKKWERWKNGVDMEKRMMQKMNRYRDRESAWKSQIWGKKEKQHFVMAS from the exons ATGAGTGAGGCGTCGTCGTGGCAACGCGGGCTCAGGTCCCCGCAAACTTCATGCCAGGCCTCTCTCTCCCACTCCGGGAGTTCCCGGCCTCGCCTGCGTCTCCGTCCCACTCCTGTGAACACTGGAGGGGCGGATGCGCGCACCCCACGGGCAAGGCTCTCTCTTAGTGTTCCCCAGCTCGTTGGCgccccccacacccacccacccccactgccAAGTGTAGCTGTTTACCCGCCACCTCTCGAGGCCGACGCGCCCCTCGCCGCTCACCAGGTGGCCCTCCTCCAGCCGAGCCCCCGAGTCAGTCCTCATGGTGCTCTCCCCGCGGGGCTGCCCCGGCGCAACCGCCGGCGGCCCAAGCCCAGCTCCCCGCGACGCAGCGGCCTCCGGGACCTGTGGGACGCCGGGGCTTCGTGGCGCCTAGCGAGGCAGCCGCCCCCTGAGCCAGGTCCCCGCCCGCCTCTATCCTGCCAGGCCCTGCTGGGTTTGGGAGGAATGCGTTTACTCTCCAGGACCAACGAGTCTGTGCAGGCCTGG TTaagaaagaaatgggaaagaTGGAAGAATGGTGTGGATATGGAGAAGAGAATGATGCAGAAGATGAACAGATACAGGGACAGGGAAAGCGCCTGGAAATCTCAAAtctggggaaagaaagagaaacagcactTTGTAATGGCATCCTAA